One window from the genome of Oryza glaberrima chromosome 3, OglaRS2, whole genome shotgun sequence encodes:
- the LOC127765967 gene encoding transcription factor NAI1-like, with product MEDSSLFMEWAMETLQHLHPLPATPPPAGGGYAGDNATFPSLQALRESSVSQNGMAPPEPTAHEGHRASYSWSSGDTDSVSGGGGGAVMEHDGWSTSPNSVRCAAGGGGGGGGGGLWPVSWNFSSAMTQPCNDQATPPNPPTTTRARYGGGGVRYLPAAVSPSPSAQTRRASSKGNGGGGSGSSSAAPYAQEHIIAERKRREKINQRFIELSTVIPGLKKMDKATILSDAVRYVKELQEKLSELEQHQNGGVESAVLLKKPCIATSSSDGGCPAASSAVAGSSSSGTARSSLPEIEAKISHGNVMVRIHGENNGKGSLVRLLAAVEGLHLGITHTNVMPFSACTAIITIMAKVEDGVSVTAEDIVGKLNTVLQQNSRNSARETKS from the exons ATGGAGGACTCGAGCCTGTTCATGGAGTGGGCCATGGAGACGCTGCAGCACCTGCACCCgctgccggcgacgccgccgcctgccggcgGCGGGTACGCCGGCGACAACGCGACTTTTCCGTCGCTCCAAGCGCTCCGCGAGTCGTCGGTGTCGCAGAACGGCATGGCCCCGCCGGAGCCAACGGCGCACGAAGGCCACCGAGCCTCCTACAGCTGGAGCTCGGGCGACACGGACAGCGtgtccggtggcggcggcggcgcggtcatGGAGCACGACGGATGGTCGACGTCGCCAAATTCGGTCAGGtgcgccgcgggcggcgggggcggcggcggcggcggcggcctctggCCCGTGAGCTGGAACTTCTCGTCGGCCATGACGCAGCCGTGCAACGATCAGGCCACGCCGCCGAACCCGCCGACGACGACTAGAGCgcgctacggcggcggcggcgttcgatacctgccggccgccgtgtcgccatcgccatctgcACAGACACGGAGAGCCTCCTCCAaaggcaacggcggcggtggctccggctcctcgtcggcggcgccgtacGCGCAGGAGCACATCATCGCGGAGCGCAAGCGCCGGGAGAAGATCAACCAGCGGTTCATCGAGCTCTCCACCGTCATCCCGGGCCTCAAGAAG ATGGACAAGGCGACGATCCTCTCCGACGCGGTGAGGTACGTGAAGGAGCTGCAGGAGAAGCTCAGCGAGCTCGAGCAACACCAGAACGGCGGCGTCGAGTCGGCAGTACTCCTCAAGAAGCCGTGCATAGCCACGTCGTCGTCGGACGGCGGCTGCCCCGCAGCGTCATCGGCCGTGGctggaagcagcagcagcggcacggCGAGAAGCTCGCTGCCGGAGATCGAGGCGAAGATCTCGCACGGCAACGTGATGGTGAGGATCCACGGCGAGAATAATGGCAAGGGGTCGCTGGTGCGGCTGCTCGCCGCGGTTGAAGGGCTCCACCTCGGCATCACGCACACCAATGTCATGCCCTTCTCGGCATGCACCGCCATCATAACCATCATGGCAAAG